A genomic region of Magnolia sinica isolate HGM2019 chromosome 6, MsV1, whole genome shotgun sequence contains the following coding sequences:
- the LOC131248951 gene encoding pentatricopeptide repeat-containing protein At2g45350, chloroplastic-like translates to MNGSLSSLLYSCRSLKSLKSIHARLLIEGSIASSDVVLSRILRSYGRLCAVDHARKLFDQILQPNAFLWTALIYAHVENCLHEDALLLFRRMRMESMPPLNFTLSLVIKALARQLRLRDGQSIHGLVFKLGLESDSTVQNSVLDLYSRCRDVDVARRVFDGMHCRDIVSWNCMISGYCNNSRIDVAHGLFDRMPERNVVSWTAMISGYVAAGNITAAHALFEQMPVRDSASWNALIAGYMNAGDAKAACRVFEEMPKRDIGSWNMMISGLCKAGELHLARDMFDRMPAKSVVSWTMMVDGYIRTGDVEHARCLFDQMPEKNVVSWSTMIAGYAKHGQPNNALKLFERFKETGIKPDETFILVIISTCSQVGLLDTAEGIVHEYIEHSQLSNPRLDASLIDMYAKCGSVGKALQVFEHAHRKDLVCYSAMITAFSNHGMCQDAINLLNEMLQANIRPDGVAFIGLLSACSHAGLIDEGKRCFKLMTEDFSIQPSERHYACMVDLLSRAGFLEEAHKLIRDMPIKPHSAVWGALLAACRVHCNVELAEVAAGCLFEIEPDNSGNYILLSNVYAAAKRWDDVARVRTMIRQHGVRKNRGSSWIELDCVVHEFVMGDMSRFDYNRIHAVLDLLLEEMKNFGYGLESNHIIQW, encoded by the coding sequence ATGAATGGCTCTCTCTCGTCTCTTCTCTACAGCTGCCGGAGCCTCAAATCCTTAAAATCCATCCATGCCCGTCTACTGATCGAAGGCTCTATTGCTTCCTCCGACGTTGTCCTCAGCAGAATCCTCCGATCCTATGGCCGCCTCTGCGCCGTTGATCACGCCCGCAAACTGTTCGACCAAATTCTCCAACCCAATGCTTTCCTGTGGACGGCGCTGATTTATGCGCATGTTGAGAACTGTCTCCATGAAGATGCTCTTCTCCTTTTCCGCCGGATGCGGATGGAATCCATGCCCCCGCTGAATTTCACCCTCTCATTGGTCATTAAAGCCCTGGCCCGGCAATTGAGGTTGCGAGATGGGCAGTCCATTCATGGGCTTGTATTCAAATTGGGGCTTGAGTCCGATTCAACGGTGCAGAACTCAGTGCTCGACTTGTACTCGAGGTGCAGGGACGTCGATGTTGCACGCCGTGTATTCGATGGAATGCATTGCAGAGACATTGTTTCCTGGAATTGTATGATTTCTGGTTATTGCAATAATAGTAGAATTGATGTCGCACATGGGCTGTTTGATAGGATGCCGGAGAGGAATGTGGTGTCCTGGACAGCGATGATTTCTGGGTATGTGGCAGCTGGCAATATCACGGCAGCACATGCTCTGTTTGAGCAGATGCCTGTTCGAGACTCTGCCTCATGGAATGCATTGATTGCTGGGTACATGAACGCTGGTGATGCTAAAGCTGCTTGTCGTGTTTTTGAAGAAATGCCAAAACGGGATATCGGATCATGGAATATGATGATTTCTGGCTTATGTAAAGCTGGAGAATTGCATTTGGCGAGGGATATGTTTGATAGAATGCCTGCCAAAAGTGTAGTGTCATGGACTATGATGGTTGATGGGTATATTAGAACTGGGGATGTCGAGCATGCGAGGTGTTTATTTGATCAGATGCCCGAGAAGAATGTGGTCTCTTGGTCTACCATGATTGCCGGTTATGCTAAACATGGACAACCTAATAATGCTTTGAAGCTGTTCGAGCGATTTAAGGAAACAGGCATAAAGCCGGATGAGACTTTTATTTTAGTAATTATCTCAACTTGCTCGCAAGTAGGACTTCTAGACACAGCCGAAGGTATTGTTCATGAATACATAGAACATTCTCAGTTGTCCAATCCACGGTTGGATGCTAGTTTAATAGACATGTATGCAAAGTGTGGGAGTGTCGGAAAGGCCTTACAAGTGTTTGAACATGCTCATAGGAAGGACTTGGTTTGTTACAGTGCTATGATCACAGCTTTCTCCAATCATGGTATGTGTCAAGATGCGATCAACCTTCTCAATGAAATGCTACAAGCGAATATAAGACCTGATGGGGTAGCTTTTATTGGGTTGTTGAGTGCATGTAGCCATGCGGGCCTCATCGATGAAGGCAAGAGGTGCTTTAAACTTATGACTGAGGATTTTAGTATTCAACCATCGGAGAGACATTATGCTTGCATGGTTGATCTTCTTAGCCGTGCTGGGTTCCTTGAAGAGGCGCATAAGCTTATAAGAGATATGCCCATCAAGCCACATTCAGCTGTGTGGGGAGCTTTGCTAGCTGCTTGTAGAGTGCACTGCAATGTTGAGCTGGCCGAAGTTGCAGCGGGCTGCTTGTTCGAGATCGAGCCAGATAATTCAGGTAACTACATTCTTCTTTCCAATGTATATGCTGCTGCTAAACGATGGGATGATGTTGCTAGAGTAAGAACAATGATAAGACAACATGGGGTGAGGAAAAATCGAGGTTCTAGCTGGATAGAGTTGGATTGTGTTGTTCATGAGTTTGTCATGGGAGATATGTCACGCTTTGATTATAATCGAATCCATGCTGTCTTGGATTTGTTACTTGAAGAAATGAAGAATTTTGGGTATGGACTAGAATCCAATCACATCATTCAATGGTAG